The window GTTTTTAGAGTAGTTTGTTTCGCTCCATCCAATCAAATAATGGATTCATCCAACCTTTATGACGGAAGATAAATCCGTGGTCGCCTTTCGGAAAAATATGCATTTCTACTTCTACTTTATTTTTTCGAAGGTTTTCAAAATACTGAATACTATTATCAACATCTACCACTTTATCGTCGGCGGTATGAGTAAGCCACGTAATTGGTGTATTTGTTTTTATCTGTAATTCATTTGAAAATAAATCTTTATCTTCCGTTGTAGGGGTTTTACCAAGAAGGGCATCACGCGAACCACCGTGTGTTAGACCATCTTGCATAGTAATGACCGGGTAAACCAGTACCTGAAAATCTGGTCTGAGATTGGTATTTTGAAGGTTTTCTATGTATGATTTTTCGAAATGAGTAGCCGCTGTACTCGCCAGATGTCCACCTGCACTAAACCCCATCACACCAATTTTATTTTTATCAATGCCATATTTTTCGGCATTTTCTCTTAAATATTTGATTGATTGCTGCACATCTTGCAAAGGTCCAATTTTCTTATCGACCATTATTTCATCACTTGGTAATCGGTATTTCAGCACAAAGGCAGAAATACCTTTTTCTGCTAAACTTTTCGCTGTTCCTAAACCTTCGCCATTGTAAACAATTACGCCATAACCCCCGCCAGCAATCACAATTACAGCAGTTCCGTTAGGGTTCTCTGGTTTTATATATTCCAAACTCGGATTCGTAATTCCTTTAAACAAACCTCGGTCGGCACCTGTTTCGGACACATTTGATGGTTTGGAATTAGGTACACCATTGGGATAAAGTATGATTTTTTCTTGTGAAAAAGCAGAAAAGCCACAAAGGATGGCAGCTATTAAGAGTAATTTATTTTTCATTTTTTACTTTTTTGAATATTGTATAAGTGCTTCTGCATAGCGTTTGCCGAATTCACGAACGCCTGCTGAATCGAAATGTAAACCATCTTTAGCTGCAGTTAGGCCATTAGACGAAACCACGATTGCCTTAGGAATGGCCTGCGGAAGTGTGGCAATGATGGTATTATGGCTGGCACATTTTCCACCTTGTTCGGCCGATACTAATTCGCCGGCAATCAAAGGAATTGAGTTTGGAGCCATGCCTAAATCAGCTAAAATATCATCATAAATCTTTTTTACTTGAGCTGGCCAAGTCTTATCTCCTGTATTCGATTCGCCTTGATGTAAAAGAATTCCTTTAATTACGCCCGATTTTTGAGCAATTTTTGCCATTTCTATGAGTCTTTCATAGGGATTCCCACCGTATGAATTAGCCATATTTATCATCCACGGTTTTTCTTTGGCGGAAGAATCGAGATAAGTTTTATACTTTATTTTATCAAAAATCTCAATTTTACTTCCTGCAACAGCAACATGAACCAAACCCAAAGACTGTTTTGGAGACATATTTTGTAGCAGCGTTCGGCCAAAATAATCGGCTGGAGAAAGGCGAGTATTACAACGACAAAGTGGAGGTTTAGCTAAATACCATTGACCCATTTTTCTGCCTAGTTGTGGACAATCTAATGCTTCTAAAATCTTAAATCTACTATCAATATTGATGGTATCTTGCTCTTCGATTCGTGCCGCTCCTTCCATATTTGACTGCCCAATACAGAGATAAATATGAAAATTGGGGTCTTGGGCGAAAGCATTTTCAAGAATTATAGATAATGCCAAAGCGAAAAATATTTTTTTCATTATTTGATGTTTATTTTTTTGATTTTTTTTCTTCGATTCTGAAATAATCAAAGTCAACAAAGCCGCCAACTTCTTGAGTGGCGTAATTAAACAAGCTAAACCTGTAACCCATGAAATGCGGAAGCGTATAAGGCATTTTCAAAGGCTCACCAATTTTTTTCCATGATTTTCCATCGAGGCTGAAGTAGAAGTATGCTATATCGGCTCGGTCTTTGAAGTTACATTCAGCTTTGAAATAAACCTTGTTTTGCGAAATTGATATTTTCTCTACATCAGTACCTTTACCACCTTTGATGCATACCATTACGATTGATTTTATTCCATTTTCAATTTTTACACCTACAAATCCATAGTTTTTTTGAAGTAAGCCTAATCCTGCTACATCTCCTTCTTTCATTTTCGAAGCATCTAAAGCAACCAAACCTGCACTTACGGGGCCAATAGTGCGTTGGGTAAGTGTATTACGTGCCGAGACGAATGAAGTATCAATTCTACCAGTTTTTAGGCGAAGAAAACCTTTCCGCTCAGAAATTGACCAAAGCGAATTATCGGGATTATGATTCCATTGCCAAACCAAGGGTAAAACTGATTCTCCTTTT of the Emticicia oligotrophica DSM 17448 genome contains:
- a CDS encoding alpha/beta hydrolase — protein: MKNKLLLIAAILCGFSAFSQEKIILYPNGVPNSKPSNVSETGADRGLFKGITNPSLEYIKPENPNGTAVIVIAGGGYGVIVYNGEGLGTAKSLAEKGISAFVLKYRLPSDEIMVDKKIGPLQDVQQSIKYLRENAEKYGIDKNKIGVMGFSAGGHLASTAATHFEKSYIENLQNTNLRPDFQVLVYPVITMQDGLTHGGSRDALLGKTPTTEDKDLFSNELQIKTNTPITWLTHTADDKVVDVDNSIQYFENLRKNKVEVEMHIFPKGDHGFIFRHKGWMNPLFDWMERNKLL
- a CDS encoding sialate O-acetylesterase, with the protein product MKKIFFALALSIILENAFAQDPNFHIYLCIGQSNMEGAARIEEQDTINIDSRFKILEALDCPQLGRKMGQWYLAKPPLCRCNTRLSPADYFGRTLLQNMSPKQSLGLVHVAVAGSKIEIFDKIKYKTYLDSSAKEKPWMINMANSYGGNPYERLIEMAKIAQKSGVIKGILLHQGESNTGDKTWPAQVKKIYDDILADLGMAPNSIPLIAGELVSAEQGGKCASHNTIIATLPQAIPKAIVVSSNGLTAAKDGLHFDSAGVREFGKRYAEALIQYSKK